From Brassica oleracea var. oleracea cultivar TO1000 chromosome C3, BOL, whole genome shotgun sequence, a single genomic window includes:
- the LOC106328810 gene encoding probable NADH dehydrogenase [ubiquinone] 1 alpha subcomplex subunit 5, mitochondrial, which produces MFLRAIGRPLLAKVKQTTGIVGLDVVPNARAVLIDLYSKTLKEIQAVPEDEGYRKAVESFTRHRLNVCKEEEDWEAIEKRLGCGQVEELIEEAQDELTLIAKMIEWDPWGVPDDYECEVIENDAPIPKHVPQHRPGPLPEDFYRTLEGLISESKTKIPAAATSTDPQLKE; this is translated from the exons ATGTTCCTTCGTGCAATCGGACGGCCACTACTGGCCAAAGTGAAGCAGACGACGGGGATTGTGGGGCTCGACGTCGTACCGAACGCGAGGGCGGTGCTGATCGATCTCTACAGCAAAACCCTAAAGGAGATCCAAGCCGTGCCGGAGGACGAAGGATACCGTAAAGCGGTGGAATCGTTCACGCGCCACCGTCTCAATGTGTGCAAGGAAGAGGAAGACTGGGAGGCGATCGAGAAGCGCCTTGGCTGCGGTCAAGTCGAGGAGCTCATCGAGGAGGCGCAAGATGAGCTCACACTCATTGCGAAGATGATCG AATGGGACCCTTGGGGTGTTCCAGATGACTACGAGTGTGAAGTAATTGAGAACGATGCACCCATTCCCAAGCACGTTCCTCAGCATCGACCTGGTCCTCTTCCTGAGGATTTCTACAGAACCCTTGAAGGTCTAATTTCAGAGTCCAAAACAAAAATCCCAGCTGCTGCTACTTCCACTGATCCGCAGTTGAAGGAGTGA
- the LOC106332518 gene encoding uncharacterized protein LOC106332518, whose translation MTAQKSVLQLSVHEETIRKKAWKTVSKCSGVTSVAMDDKTGKMTVVGEVDVPKLVKKLRKICTADIVSVEVVKPPEKKEPEKPKQAEVIVNPVAYWSNQYQYHPATYASAYCPPCGYSRVVVEEPGPCVIL comes from the exons ATGACTGCGCAG AAATCTGTGTTGCAACTGAGTGTTCACGAGGAAACGATCAGGAAGAAAGCGTGGAAGACCGTTTCTAAGTGTTCAG GGGTTACTTCGGTAGCAATGGATGACAAAACCGGGAAAATGACGGTGGTTGGAGAAGTTGATGTACCAAAACTCGTAAAGAAGCTAAGGAAGATTTGTACCGCAGATATCGTTTCGGTAGAAGTTGTTAAACCACCTGAGAAAAAGGAACCGGAGAAACCGAAACAAGCCGAGGTTATTGTCAACCCGGTTGCCTATTGGAGCAACCAGTACCAATACCATCCTGCTACATATGCAAGTGCTTATTGTCCACCATGCGGGTATTCTAGAGTTGTGGTGGAGGAACCAGGGCCTTGTGTGATTTTGTAA
- the LOC106332306 gene encoding probable membrane-associated kinase regulator 5 yields MEALTFMKFWLTNTTVNKPRRETRISESAVGSSAALEDSQVDLCEGDDSFFELEISLSDFSLHKNKTPEEKHTTFSVSKSKVIPFVEPTSKPQSPTTPLNSGRKFRAFSFKKKENNRSLNVMFKTEDETTTRSLRKTTTTAKSQLKPDTMFFEDSVSSVSSSKRFFDLIKPLYNKTTKKQSVNSVSTSPASSPATAREKQRNNKPSGIRRQLGKSRSASATLSPAKRVDESLQVQQDGIQSAILHCKKSFQGSESYMLSRSCSESYSQEKLSTSSYEDSYLFSRLSSESMSEKSFDSLTSIKEQREKISD; encoded by the exons ATGGAAGCTCTCACCTTTATGAAATTCTGGCTAACCAACACCACCGTCAATAAACCCCGCCGTGAAACCAGAATCTCAGAATCCGCCGTCGGATCCTCCGCCGCACTAGAAGATTCCCAAGTTGATCTCTGCGAGGGAGATGATTCCTTCTTCGAGCTCGAGATCTCTCTCTCCGACTTCTCCTTACATAAAAACAAAACCCCTGAAGAAAAACACACGACGTTCTCTGTCTCTAAAAGCAAAGTCATCCCTTTCGTCGAACCCACTTCAAAACCTCAATCTCCGACAACTCCACTAAACTCCGGTCGAAAGTTTCGTGCTTTCTCCTTTAAGAAGAAAGAAAACAACAGAAGCCTCAACGTAATGTTCAAAACCGAAGACGAAACAACAACAAGAAGCTTAAGAAAAACGACGACCACTGCGAAGTCACAGCTCAAACCCGACACGATGTTCTTCGAGGACTCTGTTTCCTCTGTTTCTTCATCAAAGAGATTCTTTGACCTCATAAAGCCTCTATACAACAAAACAACCAAGAAACAGAGCGTCAACAGTGTATCCACATCTCCTGCGTCTTCACCGGCGACGGCGAGGGAGAAACAGAGGAATAATAAACCGTCAGGGATTCGAAGACAGCTTGGGAAGAGCCGGTCGGCGTCTGCGACTTTGTCTCCGGCGAAGAGAGTCGACGAGTCTTTACAGGTGCAACAAGATGGGATTCAAAGCGCCATTCTCCACTGCAAGAAATCGTTTCAAGGGTCAGAATCTTATATGCTATCGCGATCTTGCAGTGAATCTTACTCGCAAGAGAAACTCAGTACTTCGTCGTATGAAG ATTCGTATTTGTTTTCAAGATTATCAAGCGAATCAATGTCGGAGAAATCATTCGATAGCCTGACTTCAATCAAGGAACAGAGGGAGAAGATTAGCGATTAG
- the LOC106329808 gene encoding uncharacterized protein LOC106329808, whose translation MAHRRISSAEKGKGLDLGSQQPSRSARVRVPLPDNSELLRKHSLTLIGRVTNKTAQKVWSLIPFFTEHWKTEFKPVGADLGNGLFQFQFERESDLLAVLEQHPYHHARWMIILQCWEPTVSPSFPSLIPFWIKVQGLPVHLWTEPTLRCIGADIGMYEKAEITPLTARMRVHIDGLLPLIKESVVEYPNGDEVITTLVYERLDKHCTKCHRLDHELKECLVARAEARALKTSQKETRSKPVSHSGQEAGSAREASLASAHNEPSHRERGQRSTAPFQFSASNQRQNFEKRPTKDLRETLHHRAYKDQPKTWQERSSYRRSNQARERARGAALPPSPPNRSYYREVPRKGIDTKDTGSSVSKQLSRPAKGGNPPENENDLNSVPHAALQAAIGEVRDVMLQYTRAADPTEREARIERVRQAEERGELEEAALHMLQASNNTISKDNTPANATPERLSASQRLGPAPQSHSTDRRKSSADLSTDDLERLPATLRLGPPPLELGQLSNERSEIQTVTTTERVPAPLRLGPLNLENAETRVVPEPEPTKRKPGRPPGPRNNTRENPSSKTRVIASKRKVTQKPSPIRRKITADSEGTTTIKKKTGRAKTGGTSRAVYATSDGFSDSIQPRSLAIASWNCLGLGNPRTVRRLGEISKKYDPDIIFIMESKNPDEVVLKKLEHLRLKYDCHHLVSPTGHGAGGLGLFWKQELNLQILESNAHVIDTIVAFEGKSFYSSFVHGSTDRNQQNLLWDHLVTEAVGRDEPWFVTGDFNDLINGAEKDGGTERTEGSYSDLRTFFSEGDLFDLQHSGDFLSWRGKRGDHLVRCRLDRAVSNTQWAECYPTARCEYLGFESSDHKPLISFFDRGNRRRRGMFRYDRRLCNDEEAKKVISDSWRASVNTSVSEKLSSTRSAISEWNKTQQRNSQRIIEQQKRELDAALSSPANDTVLIQTISEKLNAAYLAEEEYWKQRSRLLWLKLGDRNTGFFHAITKSRKRANGFSVLENEEGQMVHKEEEIVEVIGNYFQTLFESHPGDREETVRRALNPIVSEEENIALIDVPTASEIREALFAINAGKAPGPDGFSAGFFHTHWNEIGPDIIREVQGFFAGEPLPEGINSTHIRLIPKISQPQKVSDYRLIALCNVYYKIFSKILTRRLQPLMDKLISENQSAFVPGRAIGDNVLITHEVLHYLKTSKAEQRCAMAVKTDMSKAYDRLEWEFISLVFARLGFHRDWIRCIMQCITSVTYSFLINGLPRGKVVPSRGLRQGDPLSPYIFIMCSEVLSGLCNRAQEEGSLQGLQVARGSPRLSHIFFADDTMFFLQADKENCASLKTILSDYEQASGQCISKEKSAITFSKKAPASLKIMVKAQLQIEKEGGAGKYLGLPELFGRRKKDLFSSVVDRIKQKARSWKNRYLSAAGKLVMLQSVLSAIPSYPMSSFMMPVSLCKRIQSAVTRYWWDHNENERKMEWVSWESMAKPKAAGGLGLRDFQEFNVAMLAKIGWRLYQKPDCLLGKVLFGKYGPGSDILNTTPSSTMSHGWRSVLLGRDLLLQNLGWLVGNGESINLWDDPWLSLTSQERPMGPPNEAHVKLSVADLIDHTTKDWDVAKIQLLLPAYENSITSIKPSLTGTPDKLVWLGTKSGEYTTKSGYYTAVNKEDNMAGVAIAGGFKWKNSVWNLPCAPKVKLFSWKLLRGAIPVGERLVERQVPIDPLCKRCSCSESIVHLLFHCRFAQRVWHLAPLATTLDVSRTIDLMSSWDSLCALKCLPPAGITTGSLVPWILWSLWKARNNFVFEGHSASPEETLSTAIRLAREWGVEVKKDDNLGSRQTPLEIVPPCPGSLVVRTDAAWSSEANEAGLGWVIFSNAGNSSFKKPVNRVATPLMAEGLALREAVQTCVTLGVKAVTFQSDSSQLIKAVTGGVTTIELYSVVADIHSFVSVFDSVSFSWIPRERNVIADALAKAALIVAGTLVVEDAFIAPN comes from the exons ATGGCGCACCGTCGGATCTCCTCTGCAGAAAAAGGGAAGGGGCTAGACCTAGGGTCTCAACAACCATCTCGCTCTGCTCGTGTGAGGGTTCCCCTCCCAGACAACTCGGAATTACTTCGCAAACATTCACTCACCCTTATCGGTAGAGTAACAAACAAGACAGCACAGAAAGTCTGGTCGTTAATACCCTTTTTCACGGAGCACTGGAAAACAGAGTTCAAGCCGGTTGGAGCTGATCTAGGCAATGGACTATTTCAATTCCAGTTTGAACGAGAATCTGATCTGCTAGCGGTATTAGAGCAGCACCCATACCACCATGCAAGATGGATGATCATTTTGCAGTGCTGGGAACCTACGGTTTCCCCCAGCTTCCCTTCCCTTATTCCTTTTTGGATTAAGGTTCAAGGACTCCCTGTTCATCTTTGGACAGAACCTACCCTTAGATGTATAGGGGCAGATATCGGGATGTACGAGAAGGCTGAAATCACTCCCCTTACCGCTAGAATGAGAGTCCACATCGATGGCCTGCTCCCATTAATCAAAGAATCTGTCGTGGAGTATCCAAACGGAGACGAGGTTATTACTACTCTGGTGTATGAGCGCTTGGATAAGCACTGCACCAAATGCCATCGACTTGACCATGAACTAAAAGAATGCCTAGTGGCTAGGGCAGAAGCAAGAGCTCTGAAGACGTCCCAAAAGGAAACTAGAAGCAAACCAGTCAGCCACTCAGGCCAGGAAGCGGGCTCAGCCAGAGAAGCTTCCCTCGCTTCAGCTCATAATGAGCCTAGCCACAGAGAAAGAGGCCAGCGAAGTACAGCCCCTTTCCAGTTCTCAGCCTCTAACCAGAGACAAAACTTTGAAAAAAGACCTACGAAGGACTTAAGAGAAACGCTGCACCACAGAGCATATAAAGATCAACCAAAAACCTGGCAAGAAAGGAGCTCATATCGCCGGTCGAATCAGGCTAGGGAGAGAGCCAGAGGAGCAG CGTTACCTCCCTCCCCCCCGAACAGAAGCTACTATCGGGAGGTTCCTAGGAAAGGAATAGATACAAAAGATACAGGATCTAGTGTTTCCAAGCAGCTGAGCAGACCAGCCAAAGGGGGGAATCCCCCGGAAAATGAAAACGATCTGAACTCAGTACCGCATGCTGCCCTACAAGCGGCTATAGGCGAAGTTAGGGACGTCATGTTACAGTATACTAGAGCCGCTGACCCGACAGAAAGAGAGGCAAGAATTGAAAGGGTGAGACAGGCTGAGGAGAGAGGTGAGCTAGAAGAAGCTGCCCTCCATATGCTGCAAGCATCTAACAATACGATCAGCAAGGACAATACCCCAGCCAATGCCACTCCGGAGCGCCTCTCAGCCTCCCAGAGATTAGGACCGGCTCCCCAGTCCCACTCTACTGATAGAAGGAAATCTTCCGCAGATCTCAGCACAGACGACCTGGAAAGACTACCAGCAACTCTTCGACTAGGCCCCCCTCCCTTGGAGCTAGGCCAGCTCAGCAACGAGAGGAGCGAAATCCAGACAGTGACAACAACTGAAAGAGTTCCAGCCCCCCTGCGGCTAGGACCTTTAAACCTTGAGAATGCGGAGACACGGGTTGTACCGGAGCCAGAGCCGACTAAGAGGAAGCCAGGCCGCCCTCCTGGCCCAAGGAATAATACAAGGGAAAATCCTAGTTCCAAAACAAGAGTAATAGCAAGTAAGAGAAAGGTTACACAAAAGCCTTCTCCAATTCGCCGGAAGATCACTGCAGACTCAGAGGGTACAACAACAATAAAGAAAAAGACAGGTAGAGCGAAGACAGGAGGAACCTCTCGAGCAG TCTACGCGACGTCGGATGGATTTTCGGATTCCATCCAGCCTCGCTCCTTAGCGATTGCTAGTTGGAACTGTCTAGGGTTGGGGAATCCCCGGACAGTTCGACGCCTAGGAGAGATATCAAAGAAGTATGATCCTGATATTATCTTCATAATGGAATCGAAAAATCCCGATGAAGTGGTACTGAAAAAGCTCGAGCATCTCCGCCTGAAGTATGATTGTCACCACCTGGTCTCTCCAACGGGTCATGGAGCAGGAGGGTTAGGACTCTTCTGGAAACAAGAGTTGAATCTCCAAATTCTAGAATCAAATGCCCATGTAATAGACACAATTGTAGCTTTTGAAGGAAAGTCTTTCTACTCTTCTTTTGTCCATGGTAGCACCGACAGAAATCAACAGAATTTATTATGGGACCATCTGGTTACAGAAGCTGTAGGAAGGGATGAACCTTGGTTCGTAACCGGTGATTTCAATGACCTTATAAATGGCGCAGAAAAAGATGGTGGAACGGAAAGAACAGAGGGATCTTACTCTGACCTCCGTACTTTCTTTTCGGAGGGGGATCTGTTTGATCTCCAACACTCAGGAGACTTCCTGTCATGGCGAGGAAAGCGAGGAGATCACCTTGTACGGTGCAGGTTGGACAGAGCAGTTTCTAACACCCAATGGGCGGAATGTTACCCGACGGCTCGGTGCGAATATCTCGGCTTCGAGAGCTCTGATCATAAACCCCTTATATCCTTTTTTGATAGAGGAAACAGGAGGAGGAGGGGCATGTTCCGCTATGATCGCAGACTGTGCAACGATGAAGAAGCGAAGAAAGTGATATCTGATTCATGGCGCGCTTCGGTCAACACCTCAGTCAGCGAGAAACTCAGCTCAACCCGAAGTGCGATCTCAGAGTGGAACAAAACGCAACAACGCAATAGCCAGAGAATTATAGAGCAGCAGAAACGAGAGCTTGATGCGGCTCTCTCCAGCCCAGCAAATGATACCGTCCTGATCCAAACGATCTCCGAGAAGCTCAATGCGGCCTACTTAGCTGAAGAGGAGTACTGGAAACAGCGGAGTAGACTCCTGTGGCTCAAGCTAGGAGATCGTAATACCGGCTTCTTCCATGCTATAACTAAAAGCCGGAAAAGAGCTAATGGCTTCTCAGTCCTTGAAAACGAAGAGGGGCAGATGGTCCACAAAGAAGAGGAGATTGTGGAGGTGATAGGCAACTATTTCCAAACGCTGTTTGAATCACACCCGGGAGATAGGGAAGAAACAGTACGCCGGGCCCTCAACCCTATTGTCTCTGAGGAGGAAAACATAGCTCTCATTGATGTTCCGACAGCAAGCGAGATCAGAGAAGCCTTATTTGCGATCAATGCTGGAAAGGCACCAGGCCCGGACGGGTTCTCGGCGGGATTCTTCCATACTCATTGGAATGAGATAGGGCCTGATATTATAAGGGAGGTGCAAGGATTCTTCGCGGGAGAGCCATTGCCCGAGGGGATAAACAGCACACACATACGGCTCATTCCGAAGATCTCCCAACCGCAGAAAGTCTCGGACTACCGACTGATAGCCCTGTGTAATGTTTATTACAAGATCTTCTCTAAGATCCTAACTAGGAGGCTTCAACCACTGATGGATAAACTGATCTCGGAGAACCAATCCGCCTTCGTACCAGGAAGGGCCATAGGAGACAACGTTCTCATCACGCATGAGGTCCTCCACTACCTCAAAACCTCCAAAGCGGAGCAGCGGTGTGCGATGGCGGTAAAGACGGACATGAGCAAGGCATATGACCGGCTCGAATGGGAGTTTATCTCGCTTGTATTTGCTCGGCTGGGATTCCACCGAGATTGGATTAGATGCATTATGCAATGTATCACATCTGTTACATACTCCTTCCTCATTAACGGCTTGCCTAGAGGGAAGGTAGTACCGAGTAGAGGTCTCCGCCAAGGTGACCCTCTTTCTCCCTACATATTCATCATGTGTAGCGAAGTCCTCTCGGGATTATGCAACAGAGCGCAAGAAGAAGGCTCTCTCCAGGGTCTGCAAGTTGCTCGGGGCAGCCCCCGCCTGTCTCACATCTTCTTCGCGGACGATACAATGTTCTTCCTCCAAGCTGATAAGGAGAATTGTGCATCTCTAAAAACCATCTTGAGTGACTACGAGCAAGCTTCGGGACAGTGCATCAGCAAGGAAAAATCAGCCATCACCTTCTCCAAGAAAGCCCCGGCGAGCCTAAAGATTATGGTCAAAGCTCAACTGCAAATTGAAAAAGAGGGAGGAGCTGGAAAATATTTGGGACTACCCGAGCTGTTCGGACGTCGTAAAAAAGATCTCTTCTCCTCGGTCGTTGACAGGATAAAGCAAAAAGCACGGAGCTGGAAAAACCGATACCTCTCAGCGGCGGGAAAGCTGGTAATGCTTCAGAGTGTGCTCTCTGCAATCCCTTCTTATCCGATGTCCAGCTTCATGATGCCGGTTTCCCTATGTAAAAGAATTCAATCCGCGGTGACACGGTACTGGTGGGATCACAATGAAAATGAGAGGAAGATGGAGTGGGTGTCTTGGGAAAGTATGGCAAAGCCAAAAGCGGCAGGTGGTTTAGGCCTCCGAGACTTCCAAGAGTTCAATGTTGCTATGCTGGCCAAGATTGGGTGGAGATTATACCAGAAGCCAGATTGCTTGCTAGGGAAGGTTCTCTTTGGGAAGTATGGCCCGGGGAGCGATATTCTGAACACTACTCCTTCATCTACAATGTCGCATGGGTGGAGAAGCGTGCTATTGGGCAGGGACCTTTTACTACAGAATCTGGGGTGGCTGGTTGGAAATGGAGAGTCGATAAACCTCTGGGATGACCCCTGGCTGAGCCTGACCAGTCAAGAGAGACCCATGGGACCTCCGAATGAGGCGCACGTGAAGCTTTCGGTCGCTGACCTTATAGACCATACAACAAAGGACTGGGATGTTGCTAAAATTCAACTACTACTCCCAGCCTATGAAAACAGTATCACGAGCATCAAACCAAGCCTTACCGGGACTCCGGATAAGCTCGTCTGGTTAGGCACAAAATCTGGAGAGTATACAACAAAATCTGGATACTATACTGCAGTTAACAAAGAGGATAACATGGCGGGCGTGGCCATTGCAGGTGGATTCAAGTGGAAGAATAGCGTTTGGAATCTTCCATGCGCGCCAAAGGTCAAGCTCTTCTCTTGGAAATTACTTAGAGGAGCAATCCCTGTGGGCGAAAGACTCGTTGAGAGACAGGTACCGATAGACCCTCTCTGTAAACGCTGCAGCTGTTCAGAATCTATTGTTCATCTCCTATTCCACTGTCGTTTTGCTCAAAGAGTATGGCACCTTGCCCCTCTTGCTACGACCCTGGATGTCAGCAGAACTATAGATTTGATGTCTAGCTGGGACAGCCTTTGCGCTCTCAAGTGCCTTCCCCCTGCAGGTATCACTACTGGATCGCTTGTTCCGTGGATCTTGTGGTCACTTTGGAAAGCTCGGAATAACTTTGTGTTTGAAGGCCACTCAGCCTCTCCTGAGGAAACCTTATCGACCGCCATAAGACTTGCAAGAGAATGGGGCGTGGAAGTTAAGAAAGACGATAATCTTGGCTCGAGACAGACTCCTTTGGAAATAGTTCCACCTTGCCCGGGATCGCTGGTGGTAAGAACTGATGCCGCGTGGTCTTCAGAGGCTAACGAGGCGGGTTTGGGATGGGTCATCTTCTCAAATGCGGGAAACTCCTCTTTCAAGAAACCAGTGAATCGTGTAGCTACACCACTGATGGCGGAAGGGCTTGCTCTCAGAGAAGCAGTTCAAACATGTGTGACCTTGGGCGTGAAAGCGGTGACCTTCCAGTCAGATTCGTCGCAACTGATAAAAGCAGTGACAGGAGGGGTAACGACAATCGAACTCTACAGTGTGGTCGCGGACATACACTCTTTTGTTTCAGTCTTTGATTCGGTATCTTTCTCTTGGATCCCTCGAGAAAGAAATGTAATCGCAGATGCTTTAGCAAAGGCTGCTTTGATTGTGGCTGGTACTTTGGTGGTTGAGGATGCTTTCATAGCTCCCAACTAA